From the Nostoc sp. PCC 7107 genome, the window ACGAATCGGGATCTATGCAAAAGGCACGAATGAAACGGGCAAAAGAGCTTGCAGCCACTATTCCCGATGCTTGGTATCCATGTCAGCACTTGAATCCTTTGAATACTGAGGCACATTCGTATTACACTGCGCGGGAAATTGAAGCTCACTTTGCTGATGAGCTTGATGCTGTAGTAGTTGGTGTGAGTACGGCGGGACAAATAATGGGAATAGCTCGTTATCTGAAACCGCGATTCCCAAACATACGCATTGTTGGTGTTGATGTGGTGGGTTCAGTGATTATGGGAACGCCAGCAAAACCATACAAGATGACGGGCATTGGCTTATCTTTCTTTCCACCAAATCTCGATCTTTCGCTACTCGATCGCGCTTACATAGTACCAGAAGATTTAGCTTATTCAGTCTGTCACGCCCTTGCACGTCGTGAGGGATTGCTTCTGGGTGCATCAACAGGGGCAATTGTAGCTGGTGGCTTGCATCTGGCGCATGAACTGGGCGAGGGTGCGCGGATTCTGATGATCAATCCAGACCGAGGGGACAGATATCTTGAGACAGTGTATGATGCCGATTGGCTTGAGCGTCATGGATTTACTCTGAAACAACACTCACATCTTGAGGATGCGATCGCTTCACTAACTCCCCTTTATTTTAAGTAGTGCTGAAAAATAACATGAATACCTCACCCCAGCCCAAACAAGAAAGTAATCAAATAACTTCAGGGCGATCGCTGTTAGCACTACTGACGCAGTTTATTCCACTTTCTTTATCTGATGTGGCAATGACTCTTGGAGATCCGCTTCAGACATCTGCACTCAGTCGCCTAGCCTTTCCGCAAGAGACATTAGCCGGAGTCGGGGTAGTCAAAGGAGTTGCTGTATTTCTGGAAAGCCCGATCATCATGATTCTTCATGCCTCAACTGCACTGGGAGGCCAAGCCAAATCTCGGCGCGCGCTTTGGCAGTTTACGATGATTGCGGGATTATCTCTAAGTGGTATCTTTCTGTTACTCACCTGGGAACCCTTGTATAACTGGCTATTACTTGATGTATTCGGCGTGAGCGCATCAATTGCTGCACGAGGAAGAACTGCTTTTTTGTTGATGTTTCTGTGGCCTTTCGTGATTGCTTGGCGGCGATTCTTTCAAGGGTTGCTAATTCGCGCTCAAAAGAGCATAGCTGTAGGTTGGGCAAGTGTAGCGCGATTGACTTGGGTAATTGTGTCGCTGGCAGTGGGAGTAACTTTACGGTTAGATGGCGCATTTTTAGCAGGTATCACCATGATGGGAGCCATACTCATTGAGGCGGTACTGGTTACATGGTTTTGTATGCGTCTTGGTGCTATTTCTATTCTTAACCAACAAGGATATTTTGAGACTAAGAAACTGCCTCAAACTTTGTCAGGAGTCAGCTTTTACTATCTTCCTTTAGCCTCTACCATGCTTTTAGTATGGGGCGCAAGAGCCATACTTTTGAGTCTGATTGCTCGCGCATTCGATGGTAGTTTAGCACTTGCCGTTTGGCCTGCGGCCTGGGGGCTACTGCTTTCAATCGCTAACGGTACACGTATGATTCAACAAGTGGTAATTTCTGCTTATGAAGAAACTTCCAAGCAAACACTTGCTGCTTTTGTAATTATTGTCGGGCTGAGTTTTACTTTGATACCGTTTTGGCTGGGGTATACAGACCAAGGATTATTTTTACTGGGTCAGTTTTTGGGAAATAATCCCTCTCTTGTAGAAGCATCTCGTCCAGTTATACAAATACTCTCATGTTTCCCCCTGCTCCTGGCTCTGCAAAATACTTTTCAGGGGCTACTTATTCACAAGGGCAAGAACTGGTTCATCAACTTGGCAACAGTAGTTGCTGCGACTTTTACTTTA encodes:
- a CDS encoding cysteine synthase family protein; amino-acid sequence: MNYLAKSSFLESVFSPQWSNHSKWKNTTATDVTQALGNVPIVKLRNISPVCAIAECFLKLESCNPGGSIKEKNAVYLVTRAEEEGLLIPGGTIIESSSGNFGVGLAMVGAVRGYRVMIVVDAKTPPPFRRMLTAYGAELVDVPLHEADESGSMQKARMKRAKELAATIPDAWYPCQHLNPLNTEAHSYYTAREIEAHFADELDAVVVGVSTAGQIMGIARYLKPRFPNIRIVGVDVVGSVIMGTPAKPYKMTGIGLSFFPPNLDLSLLDRAYIVPEDLAYSVCHALARREGLLLGASTGAIVAGGLHLAHELGEGARILMINPDRGDRYLETVYDADWLERHGFTLKQHSHLEDAIASLTPLYFK